The genome window ATGTCATTACTTAGTGTGCAATGTATCAATCCATCTAATCGAATTTTGTTTATCTGTGTAGAGCCTCAAAATGCTTTGGCTGTCAAGACAAAGGGGCATGGGGTGGCTGGAGTGAAGAAGGACTTGTGGAACAATGGAGCAGCTTGTGGTAGAATTTACAGAGTCAAATGCACTGGAGGTGCCAATATGGCTCCACTCCACAcccttgcaagttgcaacccAGGCAGTAGATTGTGGTTCCAGACTTACAGTGGTTGATTATTGCAAACAACCATGAGATGGATTCATCAATCTATCTTTCTAAACAAGCTTTCTCTAAGATTGCTGACCCCCCTAAAGCTGGCATAGTTAAAATTGCCCATTTCACTTGCTGCTATGCTGAATAAATAGAATGAAGGAATCACCAAGGTTCTTCACTCATGTGGATGGACTCTTGCTAGCTGCTCCTGCTCTCTTAAGCGTTTATAAGGGAAACTACTATGtgaaatatatattatgtacTAGATTTATTTTGTATCCTTTTTCTCGAGGAGAAAATGGGTCAGGATCAAACTATGGGACTTAACATCGGATTCGGATATTCTTCGACCGATTTGTGCGTATCTTCACAATTCTCTCTCATTATTTTGTATGAATTATGtgcaatagatcatgttattcGACCAGATTCAGATTGGTGGTGGTGTTGCTGCTTCTCTTTAATGAATTCAACTTTGTTACAATCGATGTTGTGTGGGTGGATTTAGGCTTGATATAAGCACCATTCTTAGCACTTTGTCGTCATGTGTGCCGAGAAAGGGAATATGGCTGAAGCATTGACATTGTTTAATGCCATGGAAGCAGCTGGTGGTGTCTGGTGAGCATCCTGATTTGGTTACTGTGCTCTCTCTTATTTATTTCAGGTTGTGACCAAACAGTTGGGCTTCTATCCTTTACTGTTCTCCATCGACGGGCTGGATTTCAGCACTTGGGCTTCTATCCTTTATTGATAAACCAACTGACCTGCTGCTTTGTATTGCACCGTTGATGTCTGATCGGTGGAGAATTTACATACTTTTATATACCTATTTTTGATTAGTTTTTGTCTCCTTCGATGCAAGCAATTGAGCAAAAATATTGCCTAAATTCTTGGTTATGTTGGATTTCAGGATTTAAATGCAACATGCAGTGAAAAGGGCATCAATGAAGAAGTGAAGTAATAGGCGATTGGATCGCCTGCATAAGTCGATCGAGCGGCCGGCATCGTAGCAGCATATAGCTgcttgaaaaaaacaaaagaagattgAAGGACAAAAATTAAACCAACGTGTATAACTGAGGGATGAAAAGTTATATTTTGCCCTTTTACATACGCTCACTTTTTGTGTGTAGCACTGCAGCCCAAAACATTTGTCCCCCATCGTTATTCACCTTTTCAAAGATTATTCACTAAAGAAAAAAGCGGACTCACGTTAACACTtgagaattattatatatttaatttcattattttgataCAAATGATGTGAGATTTTGAATCACTAAAATTATAGCAATTCAAAACTCGATTTATATTCGTAAGTGTACGAATCAATGATAATATAATTTAgtaaatacgagtgtcgaatcTACGAGGATTAAAACATTAGTCAATTTTTTAATTCCAAATTACTACAGTATCACCGAATAAAAAGTCAATATTGTCTATAATTAGGAAAGTATGAAATTAAATGAGAAAATTAACATAAGATTATGGGAAACatgcaaagaacaaacaaattgGTGTGATAGGGTTTCGAATTCACCATCTTTATTGTACTTAAATCTTTTAATTGTTAATTATCAATTCTTGTATGCCAAAAGTCTAAGACCAACTCTAACTTGAATTTCTCTTTATAGCACGTGCATAATTTACTTGGTGACCCCACTTTCTTCTTATGCTTTCATTGTCATACATACCGCAAACCCTTGATCTCCTTCCTCTTCTAGCTTTTGGTTTCCTTCATGGGTCCAAGAGAGGGCTTTAAAGTATGGGCTTGGATATATCAAATGTTTATTAGCAAGCCCAACATCAATTTAACCTTAGAATATTGTTTCTTCAATAAATCCATAAAATTGCCCTCTTTCATCAACCTGAAAACCGAATCACAATAATTTTATGTAATATCCACAATTATTTCAATAAAAAGATATAAGCGCAAAGTGCAAATTGAGGTAtagaaatatgtaaaatatggAGATATCAACAGGCTTGCATGAAGTGATTGAGGTAGAAAGAAATCAAAGTGGAGAATAAACTTAAAAGACAAGAGTTTAAACTTCAACGCTGAACAATTCAAAGTCGTCCTAAGATGGGAAGGTTAATGCCAAAACCTAGATTTCAAATTTTCGAAATTTCCCCATTCAAGATTCTATAAAACCATAAATTCATATATTGCACCCATATGAGAATTGTAAATTAACACAATTCGAGATTTAGACATATAAACACACTCTTTATGGTATCAATTGTAAAGTCGATAAGTGGGGATCGCCATTAGATGGTTAGCCCTAGGAGTTACTAGAGCAAACTCCTCGGTCATGTCCAATTCAGTAGCCAACATATTATCTGGAAGCTCCCAATCAAAGCAATGCACCATTTGTGCTAGCATTAGTCGGACCATGGTCAAACCCAACTGCATTCCTGGGCATCCCCTGCGTCCGGAACCGAATGGAAGAAGCCGGAAGTCACGTCCGCGAAGATCTACATTACTTCCTTCAAATCTCTCAGGAATGAACTTCTCTGCATCGGTCCACGCACTCGGGTCTCTCCCGATAGACCATGCATTGATAACGATGCGCGATTCTCTAGGTATGTGGAAGCCATTGACAGTGCAATCCTCAATGGACTCATGAGGTAGTAGTAGGGGTGCCACTGGGTGAAGTCTCATTGACTCCTTCACTACCATATTTAAGTAGTTCAATTTCTCCAAGTCTGATTCTTCAGCCATTCTGTTCATGCCCACAACTTCTTCTAACTCATTTTGTAGTTTCTCCATTGCTCTTGGGTGCCTTATAAGTTCTGACATTGCCCACTCAACGGCCGTAGCCGAGGTGTCCATCGCTCCTATAAGCATGTCCTGTCAAAACAATGTAGAATATGACACTCTAATCACATCGTTGAGattaattgaaaacaaaaaggatATGATGGTTTCAGTAATCATGTTGTTCAAATTTTTAGGGAAACAAAGAAACGTTCGTTTCTAGTTTTATTatagaaataaagaaatagTTCAATGCAAAATACGAACTGAGACAAACAGATACAAAGTCCTGTGCAGAGAATACTAATACAGAGAATCAGAGATATTGTGCTATTTTATAATGAGAGCTTGAGGCAGAACCACGAATTGTTCTTAAAGAGAACAACCTAATTTGTGACTCACCACATCATTCTCTAACTTGTGATTTGATTTCCTTTCTTTACAGAATTTGATGTAATATTTAATTGGTTTTGTGTTTCTGCTCTAACACATGTGTATCCTAACAATCATATGTCagaaaagcaaaacaaacaaaagcagATGCTTAAAACTTACCAAGATTATAGCCTTAATGTTGCCGCGATCGATGGAATACTCTGTTTCTTTGGATCCAACAATACCCAACATGTCATCAACAAAGTCTTGAACTTTATCTTCATCTCTACACTGAATATGCTCATCAATGATCTTCTCAAAGAAATCATCAAACACCTTATGAAGAGCCTTCATTCGCTTCCTCAGCCCCTGAAGATCAAGCCAAGCAATCTGAGGAATGTAATCACTGACATTAGGAGTAGCACCTAGTTGCATCCCTTCATGAATCACAGCCTTAAACCCTCTCTCATCAAGATCTTTGTCCATGTATTTCTTACCAAACACCATCCTACAAGTCATGTCAGCGCTAAGCGACGAGACTTTAGCACTAACATCAACCGCAGCGCCTTTTTTAGCCGCGTCCTTAACGTGCTCAACGAATTGCTTGATCTCTTCCCATCTCATGGACTTGAAGGCATTGATTTTGAGGTTGCTAAGTAACTCTAGCGTGCACATCTTACGCATGTTTCGCCAGTAAGAACCATAAGGAGCAAAAGATAGATTGGTTTGCTCATAAGAGATGTACTTTGCAGCTTCAAGTGAAGGCCTACCCGCAAAGACGAGGTCATGAGTCTTGAGGAACAATTCAGCTGCTTGTGGTGAAGAGACAACAACTGTCGGCATCGAACCCAACTTCATGTACATAATGGGTCCATATTTTTGTGACAATTGATGCATTACTCTATGTGGAAACTTGCCTAGCATGTGTAGGCAACCAATAACTGGCAACCCTTTAGGACCAGGAGGAAGTTTTTTGTGTTTGGTACTTGTCATCTTCCTTAACAAAAGTTGGAGGAACAAAGCAACAAGTGCAACAATGGCTATAGAAGTCCATGACAAAACCATTGTTAGCTAGAATTGGTAGAAGTTAGTGGGTTGGAGTTGGAAGTGGCTACAGCCAACAGAGAAGGATTTATAGTGCGATGTGGCAGAAAATGACAAGAATAGGCCAAAGTAGGAGCTAATATACAAAAAGAAACAGACCATGGATGAACCACAAAAACATAATGGCAATTGTTAAATACAcgttttttttactaaatacacacaaGTCTGTGTGTGCGCCTGTCTGACCGACTAATTGCATAGGGACCATTTACATTACTATGATGTGACACGCTCACATGCTATTTGTACTTTCGACCAATCACAAGAAAAAGGTCAAATTTTTTATGACAAAAAACTTATATTAGATTTTCTACCTCCATCTTTCTATAATTCACCAAACGAACCTATTATATAATCTTATTAATGGaagtcaccaaaaaaaaaaaaatcccatttATGAAAATATACACAAATGTGTGTAAAATTCTACATAGGACTTCATTCCAAATAAACTTTGATGCccacaaataaatgaaaattgcATTTTCGTTACAATAAAATGTAATCCAAACTTGCCTTTAGGCTATGTACATTAGGCATGACATTAATTTTTATAGGTTGTCAAATTACCAACCTAAATAGGTTTAGAAGTAAAATCAAGAAAATACaatagaattttatttttagttgttgCTAGACAATGACTCATTTAAAGTTTGTGGAAATAAATTTGCTATATTTAGAACTTAATAATTTTCACTTCAATTTAAGAAATTAGAAATAGACATGGATGGGTCATTGACTAGCtgtaaaaaattttgaaattcaaattttccttatcaTCTCTCTTATATTTACCCTAGTTACCGTACTCCTCACCCTCACTCTCTcactcttttttaaaatttaagttATTCGTGGTTGTCAGTCCGTCTCACATGAGAGGAGAGACCACATAAAACGAATTGGGATTTTCATTACTGGATcagcatgtcacatagatttgggttaCCTTAAACTATCAATATTTGAGCTATCTAACattattgtttaatatatatatatatatatatttatgaccATTGACTTGCACCTCTTTGGAGGCTTTGTCTTTCTCCTCACCCCCATTTGGATTGTGTatttaaaaactcacaaaaCACAACTAAATTAAATGATGCAAGCAATAATGGACTAAATTAGTGTAATTTAATACTCCCTTTGTCCCATTTTCTtagtcattttttttattttgggctgtcccaaaactagtgtcgtttttttttcattaattaacaattttattgTCACATTTCAAAAATTACCCTTGTCACTATAATTACCattgtttcaaggaaaaaatATCACTATAAATAAGGAGAAATTTAGAATAACATGGTTATTTTATGTAGttaaattgcattaaatgaCGTCTCcttaaaaaattgaatttttaaaagatgataaataaattgggacggagggagtacaATAATAATTGATCCTTTCTTAGTCACATTAATAGCAGTCCCACACGCCTTTCTCATGCTTTGATTTGTTGAAGTATTCCGATCAAGTAGACCCCTTTCATTAATCAACGCCATATGGCTCTTCTTGCTAGTATCATATTATATATCTACAAATCTTACGAATCCAGTGTTTTTTATCCTAACTATTCCAATTACTAACATGGatgcacatgatttcatatggatcatgtgtgtCCATTTTAACATTTGAGatagctgaaaaaaaaaaaattgaaatctttAGCTTTttcgattatatatatatatatatatttatatatatataaacaatattTATACACAAAACACTCATGGTGGGCAAGGTCAGATACATAtaaaatgtgcataaatttTATCCCACATGATAAGTTCTATCATTGAGTCACATATTCGCATGTTATACAAATGctatttttctatttaatttaaaatacatCAACTTAGTATTCAAGAAAACCTTAACAGTGGTAGAATAGACTAGAGAGGGTATGTGGTAGGCATTGTAGGCTAACCTTGTCTTCAaacatttattatcattattattgcAACCCTGTCTTCCAACTTTCAAGTAAAACGGTAAACAATTCCACGCGTTTTTTAGGGGCCCGAGTTTATTATCGAATATTCAAAAAGATAATTTTgcatgatattattattaattattaattataattataattattttacattATACGCTTCCAGGTCAGTGTCACAGTCACGCTCATTCCATAAGTGGCCATGACAAGCAATATAAATGGCGGAAGCACGAGCAATTGTAGCTTTATCTGAGCCGACCCCAGATCAGAAGGTTGCGTGTTCAAGACCCTTTCCATATGCATAAACAGTTTTTTTCCCGACTTTTAAAGTCCATCACGCAACCTTCTGACAGAAAATGCCCATCAGGCAATTGTTGCTTGGCTTGTTGTGATTTTACGGCAGAAAGCGTCACACTTTACTAGTTCAGTCCACATATGGTTGAATTTTATGAtacatgatttttcatttttctgatATGTCACATACGTGTCATACATGACTTTCTCAATCATTTTCTCATTTAAAACACGAAATAGGCATTTTTTCATTGTTGGAACgccaaattgagaaaaaaaatttaaagataaaaatgaaaCCACCTGTACATAGagatgaaaaattatattttgccTTTCTATAGGTGCTCACTTTTTGTGTAGGAGTGCGGCCCAAAACAGTTGTCCTCCACTGTTATTCACTTTTCTACAGATTATTCACGGAAGAGAAAAGAGGACGCACGTTCACACctaagaattatatatatatacgcacatagAGTTTTTCTCTCATAAAGATCTAATTTACGGGTATAAAATACGGGTTTCTTTAATCGTTGTAGGATCAATCTTAAGGATGACTTCTAAAACCACAAGATACACGCTATCGTATTCCATCTCTTTCACTCAACCTAAATCGACAACTTCGTTTCCTCCACACAAGGAAACCCATCACATGAAACACATGAAGAACAGTAAGATGCGCAATAATTCACTTATTTCTGCATATGAAGAACATGAGTTGCCCCATACCCTTGTCATAACAATTTATTGATTAGTGCCGCATGTTTAAAATGTGCATTGTTATTGAATGAGTGAATTCCTGCAAATTAACACGGTCCAATCACCAGTgtacaattgcaaccctatcatTGCTTTCTCCAATCTCATGGATCTGCACCGTTCATGACCAGGACTGGAAGATGCCCTCAATAGATTTTACTGACCTGTAATTATTTCACGCGACTTATCTTTCTTTCCCTCTCCCTCAGCATACATCCCTCTGATACTTATCCAGACTTTGAGGGGAACAAAACAGTATGGATGCTTTGAGCAGCTACGTATTCTAAAATTTATGGATGTTGCCTACACATTATGCAACACCACCAATTTATACTATAAGCAATTTCGAGCTTCTTGGTGGTGGGCAAACATGTATTTTTACATATTTCAGCTGCCCCATTTGACAGAACAATTACAGGGATTTTACAAGGATGGCATAATTGTTGTGATAAATTATAGTCACAATGAATCCATTTGAcagacaattttgacaataacatatattgtagataGTAAATTGTGGTAATAAATAGTAGTTCAATGAGGAATTTAATGGGCGTAAGCTGGGTTCCGTGTGTTAACTTGATGTCGGAAGTTGAGGCTTGGCTTCTCCTAGCCACTAACAAATCCAAAAGGAAATTTCTTCTGTTGATCTTTCGATATATCTATTGGTTCATTTGGAAGGAGCGGAACTCTATAATTTTCTATGATCTTTAGAAGTTTTCTTGGAACGATGGCTTTCCGCGATTAAGCTTTGGCTAAATGGAATATGCTCTAATATTTCGATTGTATTTGAACTTATGTAATCAAGGCCTTTTCGGTCTATTTGCGATTGCATCTCCTTGATGCTCATAATATTTCGATTGTAGTTTAACTTATCAATGTTTAGATCATTGTTATA of Tripterygium wilfordii isolate XIE 37 chromosome 13, ASM1340144v1, whole genome shotgun sequence contains these proteins:
- the LOC120012208 gene encoding cytochrome P450 71AU50-like yields the protein MVLSWTSIAIVALVALFLQLLLRKMTSTKHKKLPPGPKGLPVIGCLHMLGKFPHRVMHQLSQKYGPIMYMKLGSMPTVVVSSPQAAELFLKTHDLVFAGRPSLEAAKYISYEQTNLSFAPYGSYWRNMRKMCTLELLSNLKINAFKSMRWEEIKQFVEHVKDAAKKGAAVDVSAKVSSLSADMTCRMVFGKKYMDKDLDERGFKAVIHEGMQLGATPNVSDYIPQIAWLDLQGLRKRMKALHKVFDDFFEKIIDEHIQCRDEDKVQDFVDDMLGIVGSKETEYSIDRGNIKAIILDMLIGAMDTSATAVEWAMSELIRHPRAMEKLQNELEEVVGMNRMAEESDLEKLNYLNMVVKESMRLHPVAPLLLPHESIEDCTVNGFHIPRESRIVINAWSIGRDPSAWTDAEKFIPERFEGSNVDLRGRDFRLLPFGSGRRGCPGMQLGLTMVRLMLAQMVHCFDWELPDNMLATELDMTEEFALVTPRANHLMAIPTYRLYN